The proteins below come from a single Hemibagrus wyckioides isolate EC202008001 linkage group LG22, SWU_Hwy_1.0, whole genome shotgun sequence genomic window:
- the dnm1b gene encoding dynamin-1 isoform X1, which translates to MGNRGMEDLIPLVNRMQDAFSAIGQNANLDLPQIAVVGGQSAGKSSVLENFVGKDFLPRGSGIVTRRPLVLQLITCPTEYAEFLHCKGKKFIDFEEVRQEIEAETDRVTGQNKGISPVPINLRVYSPHVLNLTLVDLPGMTKVPVGDQPADIESQIRDMIMQFVTKENCLLLAVSPANSDLANSDALKIAKEVDPQGVRTIGVITKLDLMDEGTDAREILENKLLPLRRGYIGVVNRSQKDIDGKKDITAAMAAERKFFLSHPSYRHLADRMGTPYLQKVLNQQLTNHIRDTLPGLRNKLQSQLLSIEKEVEEYKNFRPDDPSRKTKALLQMVQQFAVDFEKCIEGSGDQIDTYELSGGARINRIFHERFPFELVKMEFDEKELRKEISYAIKNIHGIRTGLFTPDMAFETIVKRQIAKIKEPCQKCVDLVISELVNTVRQCTKKLAQYPMLREEMERIVTQHIRDRESRTKDQVMLLIDIELAYMNTNHEDFIGFANAQQRSSQMSKKKAAGNQEEIMVIRKGWLTINNIGIMKGGAKEYWFVLTAETLSWYKDDEEKEKKYMLPVDNLKLRDIEKSFMSSKHIFALFNTEQRNVYKDYRQLELACETQEEVDSWKASFLRAGVYPERIVDKEKQSESSEESSSDSFMHSMDPQLERQVETIRNLVDSYMAIVNKTVRDLMPKTIMHLMIINTKEFIHAELLAQLYSCGDQNTLMEESAEQAQHRDEMLRMYHALKEALSIIGDISTTTVSTAMPPPVDDSWLQVQGGPSGRRSPMSSPTPQRRAPPGPPRPGARAAPGPPAAGAPPVPSRPGASPDPHSGPPPQVPSRPNRAPPGVPSRRVPASPTRPNRSTDSLRNY; encoded by the exons ATGGGAAACCGGGGGATGGAGGATTTGATTCCGCTGGTGAACCGAATGCAGGATGCGTTTTCTGCGATCGGACAAAATGCCAACCTGGACCTTCCCCAGATCGCCGTGGTTGGCGGTCAGAGCGCAGGGAAAAGCTCTGTACTGGAGAACTTCGTGGGGAA gGACTTTCTGCCTCGAGGCTCTGGCATCGTGACTCGTCGCCCCCTGGTGTTGCAGCTGATCACCTGTCCAACAG agTATGCTGAGTTTCTCCACTGCAAAGGGAAAAAGTTCATTGATTTTGAGGAAGTGCGTCAGGAGATTGAAGCAGAAACAGATCGCGTTACTGGACAGAACAAAGGCATCTCTCCAGTACCAATCAACCTGAGAGTCTACTCCCCACACG TCCTGAATCTGACTCTGGTGGACTTGCCTGGAATGACCAAAGTGCCAGTGGGGGATCAGCCAGCTGATATTGAGTCCCAGATCAGAGACATGATCATGCAGTTTGTTACAAAGGAGAACTGCCTCCTGCTGGCCGTCTCTCCTGCCAACTCAGACCTCGCCAACTCAGATGCCCTCAAGATTGCCAAGGAAGTGGACCCTCAAG GCGTGAGAACGATTGGTGTGATAACTAAACTGGACCTGATGGATGAGGGCACAGATGCACGTGAAATCTTGGAGAACAAGCTTCTTCCTCTGCGTAGAG GCTACATTGGAGTTGTGAATCGCAGTCAGAAAGATATTGATGGAAAAAAGGACATTACTGCTGCCATGGCAGCTGAGAGGAAGTTCTTCCTCAGCCACCCTTCCTATCGCCACCTGGCAGATCGCATGGGGACGCCTTACCTGCAGAAAGTCCTCAATCAG caactgaccaatcacattcGAGACACGCTGCCAGGGCTGAGGAACAAGCTGCAAAGCCAGCTGCTGTCCATTGAAAAAGAAGTGGAAGAGTACAAGAACTTCCGCCCAGATGATCCCTCCCGCAAGACCAAAGCCCTTCTTCA AATGGTTCAGCAGTTTGCAGTGGATTTTGAGAAGTGTATTGAAGGATCTGGTGATCAGATCGACACTTATGAACTGTCAGGGGGAGCCAGGATCAACCGTATCTTTCATGAGCGTTTCCCTTTTGAACTGGTCAAG ATGGAATTTGATGAAAAAGAGTTGCGTAAGGAAATCAGCTATGCTATTAAAAACATCCATGGTATCag GACTGGCCTCTTCACCCCTGATATGGCCTTTGAGACAATTGTGAAGAGACAGATAGCTAAGATCAAAGAGCCATGTCAGAAATGTGTGGACCTGGTCATCTCTGAGCTGGTCAATACAGTCAGACAGTGCACTAAGAAG CTGGCTCAGTATCCAATGCTGAGGGAGGAAATGGAGAGGATTgtcacacagcatatcagagacagagagagtcgcACAAAGGACCAG GTGATGCTATTGATTGACATTGAGCTGGCCTACATGAACACCAACCATGAGGATTTCATTGGTTTTGCCAA TGCCCAGCAGAGAAGCAGTCAGATGAGTAAAAAGAAGGCTGCAGGGAATCAG GAAGAGATAATG gtgatcagaaaGGGCTGGCTAACCATCAATAACATTGGTATCATGAAGGGAGGGGCGAAAGAGTACTGGTTTGTGCTGACTGCTGAGACTCTGTCCTGGTACAAAGATGATGAG gagaaagagaagaagtaCATGCTGCCTGTGGATAACCTGAAGCTCCGAGACATTGAGAAAAGCTTCATGTCTAGCAAACACATCTTTGCCCTCTTCAACACTGAACAAAG GAACGTGTATAAGGATTACAGGCAGCTAGAATTGGCGTGTGAGACACAAGAAGAGGTGGACAGCTGGAAAGCCTCCTTTTTGCGTGCTGGTGTTTACCCAGAACGCATTGTG GACAAAGAGAAG CAGAGTGAAAGCAGTGAGGAGAGCAGCTCGGACAGCTTCATGCACTCCATGGACCCTCAGCTGGAGAGACAGGTGGAGACCATCCGCAACCTGGTGGACTCCTATATGGCTATCGTCAACAAGACTGTGCGCGATTTGATGCCCAAGACCATCATGCATCTTATGATTATCaat ACTAAAGAGTTCATCCACGCTGAGTTGCTGGCCCAGCTCTACTCTTGCGGAGACCAGAACACTCTGATGGAGGAATCAGCTGAACAGGCGCAGCACAGGGATGAGATGCTGCGCATGTACCATGCACTCAAGGAAGCACTGAGCATTATTGGAGACATCAGTACTACCACTGTGTCCACTGCCATGCCTCCTCCAGTGGATGATTCCTGGCTTCAGGTGCAGGGAGGACCCTCAGGACGAAG ATCCCCCATGTCCAGCCCCACGCCTCAGCGCCGAGCTCCTCCTGGACCTCCTCGCCCTGGAGCCCGTGCTGCTCCTGGGCCTCCTGCTGCTGGAGCTCCACCAGTCCCCTCCAGACCTGGAGCCTCCCCAGACCCCCACAGTGGCCCACCACCCCAGGTGCCCTCACGTCCCAACCGTGCTCCTCCAGGTGTTCCTAG TCGACGAGTTCCAGCATCACCTACAAGACCCAACAGATCCACAGATTCCCTTAGAAACTATTAG
- the dnm1b gene encoding dynamin-1 isoform X2, producing MGNRGMEDLIPLVNRMQDAFSAIGQNANLDLPQIAVVGGQSAGKSSVLENFVGKDFLPRGSGIVTRRPLVLQLITCPTEYAEFLHCKGKKFIDFEEVRQEIEAETDRVTGQNKGISPVPINLRVYSPHVLNLTLVDLPGMTKVPVGDQPADIESQIRDMIMQFVTKENCLLLAVSPANSDLANSDALKIAKEVDPQGVRTIGVITKLDLMDEGTDAREILENKLLPLRRGYIGVVNRSQKDIDGKKDITAAMAAERKFFLSHPSYRHLADRMGTPYLQKVLNQQLTNHIRDTLPGLRNKLQSQLLSIEKEVEEYKNFRPDDPSRKTKALLQMVQQFAVDFEKCIEGSGDQIDTYELSGGARINRIFHERFPFELVKMEFDEKELRKEISYAIKNIHGIRTGLFTPDMAFETIVKRQIAKIKEPCQKCVDLVISELVNTVRQCTKKLAQYPMLREEMERIVTQHIRDRESRTKDQVMLLIDIELAYMNTNHEDFIGFANAQQRSSQMSKKKAAGNQEEIMVIRKGWLTINNIGIMKGGAKEYWFVLTAETLSWYKDDEEKEKKYMLPVDNLKLRDIEKSFMSSKHIFALFNTEQRNVYKDYRQLELACETQEEVDSWKASFLRAGVYPERIVDKEKQSESSEESSSDSFMHSMDPQLERQVETIRNLVDSYMAIVNKTVRDLMPKTIMHLMIINTKEFIHAELLAQLYSCGDQNTLMEESAEQAQHRDEMLRMYHALKEALSIIGDISTTTVSTAMPPPVDDSWLQVQGGPSGRRSPMSSPTPQRRAPPGPPRPGARAAPGPPAAGAPPVPSRPGASPDPHSGPPPQVPSRPNRAPPGVPSRPSKGSPSHGESPHPSFDS from the exons ATGGGAAACCGGGGGATGGAGGATTTGATTCCGCTGGTGAACCGAATGCAGGATGCGTTTTCTGCGATCGGACAAAATGCCAACCTGGACCTTCCCCAGATCGCCGTGGTTGGCGGTCAGAGCGCAGGGAAAAGCTCTGTACTGGAGAACTTCGTGGGGAA gGACTTTCTGCCTCGAGGCTCTGGCATCGTGACTCGTCGCCCCCTGGTGTTGCAGCTGATCACCTGTCCAACAG agTATGCTGAGTTTCTCCACTGCAAAGGGAAAAAGTTCATTGATTTTGAGGAAGTGCGTCAGGAGATTGAAGCAGAAACAGATCGCGTTACTGGACAGAACAAAGGCATCTCTCCAGTACCAATCAACCTGAGAGTCTACTCCCCACACG TCCTGAATCTGACTCTGGTGGACTTGCCTGGAATGACCAAAGTGCCAGTGGGGGATCAGCCAGCTGATATTGAGTCCCAGATCAGAGACATGATCATGCAGTTTGTTACAAAGGAGAACTGCCTCCTGCTGGCCGTCTCTCCTGCCAACTCAGACCTCGCCAACTCAGATGCCCTCAAGATTGCCAAGGAAGTGGACCCTCAAG GCGTGAGAACGATTGGTGTGATAACTAAACTGGACCTGATGGATGAGGGCACAGATGCACGTGAAATCTTGGAGAACAAGCTTCTTCCTCTGCGTAGAG GCTACATTGGAGTTGTGAATCGCAGTCAGAAAGATATTGATGGAAAAAAGGACATTACTGCTGCCATGGCAGCTGAGAGGAAGTTCTTCCTCAGCCACCCTTCCTATCGCCACCTGGCAGATCGCATGGGGACGCCTTACCTGCAGAAAGTCCTCAATCAG caactgaccaatcacattcGAGACACGCTGCCAGGGCTGAGGAACAAGCTGCAAAGCCAGCTGCTGTCCATTGAAAAAGAAGTGGAAGAGTACAAGAACTTCCGCCCAGATGATCCCTCCCGCAAGACCAAAGCCCTTCTTCA AATGGTTCAGCAGTTTGCAGTGGATTTTGAGAAGTGTATTGAAGGATCTGGTGATCAGATCGACACTTATGAACTGTCAGGGGGAGCCAGGATCAACCGTATCTTTCATGAGCGTTTCCCTTTTGAACTGGTCAAG ATGGAATTTGATGAAAAAGAGTTGCGTAAGGAAATCAGCTATGCTATTAAAAACATCCATGGTATCag GACTGGCCTCTTCACCCCTGATATGGCCTTTGAGACAATTGTGAAGAGACAGATAGCTAAGATCAAAGAGCCATGTCAGAAATGTGTGGACCTGGTCATCTCTGAGCTGGTCAATACAGTCAGACAGTGCACTAAGAAG CTGGCTCAGTATCCAATGCTGAGGGAGGAAATGGAGAGGATTgtcacacagcatatcagagacagagagagtcgcACAAAGGACCAG GTGATGCTATTGATTGACATTGAGCTGGCCTACATGAACACCAACCATGAGGATTTCATTGGTTTTGCCAA TGCCCAGCAGAGAAGCAGTCAGATGAGTAAAAAGAAGGCTGCAGGGAATCAG GAAGAGATAATG gtgatcagaaaGGGCTGGCTAACCATCAATAACATTGGTATCATGAAGGGAGGGGCGAAAGAGTACTGGTTTGTGCTGACTGCTGAGACTCTGTCCTGGTACAAAGATGATGAG gagaaagagaagaagtaCATGCTGCCTGTGGATAACCTGAAGCTCCGAGACATTGAGAAAAGCTTCATGTCTAGCAAACACATCTTTGCCCTCTTCAACACTGAACAAAG GAACGTGTATAAGGATTACAGGCAGCTAGAATTGGCGTGTGAGACACAAGAAGAGGTGGACAGCTGGAAAGCCTCCTTTTTGCGTGCTGGTGTTTACCCAGAACGCATTGTG GACAAAGAGAAG CAGAGTGAAAGCAGTGAGGAGAGCAGCTCGGACAGCTTCATGCACTCCATGGACCCTCAGCTGGAGAGACAGGTGGAGACCATCCGCAACCTGGTGGACTCCTATATGGCTATCGTCAACAAGACTGTGCGCGATTTGATGCCCAAGACCATCATGCATCTTATGATTATCaat ACTAAAGAGTTCATCCACGCTGAGTTGCTGGCCCAGCTCTACTCTTGCGGAGACCAGAACACTCTGATGGAGGAATCAGCTGAACAGGCGCAGCACAGGGATGAGATGCTGCGCATGTACCATGCACTCAAGGAAGCACTGAGCATTATTGGAGACATCAGTACTACCACTGTGTCCACTGCCATGCCTCCTCCAGTGGATGATTCCTGGCTTCAGGTGCAGGGAGGACCCTCAGGACGAAG ATCCCCCATGTCCAGCCCCACGCCTCAGCGCCGAGCTCCTCCTGGACCTCCTCGCCCTGGAGCCCGTGCTGCTCCTGGGCCTCCTGCTGCTGGAGCTCCACCAGTCCCCTCCAGACCTGGAGCCTCCCCAGACCCCCACAGTGGCCCACCACCCCAGGTGCCCTCACGTCCCAACCGTGCTCCTCCAGGTGTTCCTAG CCGTCCGAGCAAAGGCAGCCCCTCTCATGGAGAGAGCCCTCATCCTTCGTTTGACTCGTAG
- the dnm1b gene encoding dynamin-1 isoform X3 has translation MGNRGMEDLIPLVNRMQDAFSAIGQNANLDLPQIAVVGGQSAGKSSVLENFVGKDFLPRGSGIVTRRPLVLQLITCPTEYAEFLHCKGKKFIDFEEVRQEIEAETDRVTGQNKGISPVPINLRVYSPHVLNLTLVDLPGMTKVPVGDQPADIESQIRDMIMQFVTKENCLLLAVSPANSDLANSDALKIAKEVDPQGVRTIGVITKLDLMDEGTDAREILENKLLPLRRGYIGVVNRSQKDIDGKKDITAAMAAERKFFLSHPSYRHLADRMGTPYLQKVLNQQLTNHIRDTLPGLRNKLQSQLLSIEKEVEEYKNFRPDDPSRKTKALLQMVQQFAVDFEKCIEGSGDQIDTYELSGGARINRIFHERFPFELVKMEFDEKELRKEISYAIKNIHGIRTGLFTPDMAFETIVKRQIAKIKEPCQKCVDLVISELVNTVRQCTKKLAQYPMLREEMERIVTQHIRDRESRTKDQVMLLIDIELAYMNTNHEDFIGFANAQQRSSQMSKKKAAGNQEEIMVIRKGWLTINNIGIMKGGAKEYWFVLTAETLSWYKDDEEKEKKYMLPVDNLKLRDIEKSFMSSKHIFALFNTEQRNVYKDYRQLELACETQEEVDSWKASFLRAGVYPERIVDKEKQSESSEESSSDSFMHSMDPQLERQVETIRNLVDSYMAIVNKTVRDLMPKTIMHLMIINTKEFIHAELLAQLYSCGDQNTLMEESAEQAQHRDEMLRMYHALKEALSIIGDISTTTVSTAMPPPVDDSWLQVQGGPSGRRSPMSSPTPQRRAPPGPPRPGARAAPGPPAAGAPPVPSRPGASPDPHSGPPPQVPSRPNRAPPGVPRISISDQ, from the exons ATGGGAAACCGGGGGATGGAGGATTTGATTCCGCTGGTGAACCGAATGCAGGATGCGTTTTCTGCGATCGGACAAAATGCCAACCTGGACCTTCCCCAGATCGCCGTGGTTGGCGGTCAGAGCGCAGGGAAAAGCTCTGTACTGGAGAACTTCGTGGGGAA gGACTTTCTGCCTCGAGGCTCTGGCATCGTGACTCGTCGCCCCCTGGTGTTGCAGCTGATCACCTGTCCAACAG agTATGCTGAGTTTCTCCACTGCAAAGGGAAAAAGTTCATTGATTTTGAGGAAGTGCGTCAGGAGATTGAAGCAGAAACAGATCGCGTTACTGGACAGAACAAAGGCATCTCTCCAGTACCAATCAACCTGAGAGTCTACTCCCCACACG TCCTGAATCTGACTCTGGTGGACTTGCCTGGAATGACCAAAGTGCCAGTGGGGGATCAGCCAGCTGATATTGAGTCCCAGATCAGAGACATGATCATGCAGTTTGTTACAAAGGAGAACTGCCTCCTGCTGGCCGTCTCTCCTGCCAACTCAGACCTCGCCAACTCAGATGCCCTCAAGATTGCCAAGGAAGTGGACCCTCAAG GCGTGAGAACGATTGGTGTGATAACTAAACTGGACCTGATGGATGAGGGCACAGATGCACGTGAAATCTTGGAGAACAAGCTTCTTCCTCTGCGTAGAG GCTACATTGGAGTTGTGAATCGCAGTCAGAAAGATATTGATGGAAAAAAGGACATTACTGCTGCCATGGCAGCTGAGAGGAAGTTCTTCCTCAGCCACCCTTCCTATCGCCACCTGGCAGATCGCATGGGGACGCCTTACCTGCAGAAAGTCCTCAATCAG caactgaccaatcacattcGAGACACGCTGCCAGGGCTGAGGAACAAGCTGCAAAGCCAGCTGCTGTCCATTGAAAAAGAAGTGGAAGAGTACAAGAACTTCCGCCCAGATGATCCCTCCCGCAAGACCAAAGCCCTTCTTCA AATGGTTCAGCAGTTTGCAGTGGATTTTGAGAAGTGTATTGAAGGATCTGGTGATCAGATCGACACTTATGAACTGTCAGGGGGAGCCAGGATCAACCGTATCTTTCATGAGCGTTTCCCTTTTGAACTGGTCAAG ATGGAATTTGATGAAAAAGAGTTGCGTAAGGAAATCAGCTATGCTATTAAAAACATCCATGGTATCag GACTGGCCTCTTCACCCCTGATATGGCCTTTGAGACAATTGTGAAGAGACAGATAGCTAAGATCAAAGAGCCATGTCAGAAATGTGTGGACCTGGTCATCTCTGAGCTGGTCAATACAGTCAGACAGTGCACTAAGAAG CTGGCTCAGTATCCAATGCTGAGGGAGGAAATGGAGAGGATTgtcacacagcatatcagagacagagagagtcgcACAAAGGACCAG GTGATGCTATTGATTGACATTGAGCTGGCCTACATGAACACCAACCATGAGGATTTCATTGGTTTTGCCAA TGCCCAGCAGAGAAGCAGTCAGATGAGTAAAAAGAAGGCTGCAGGGAATCAG GAAGAGATAATG gtgatcagaaaGGGCTGGCTAACCATCAATAACATTGGTATCATGAAGGGAGGGGCGAAAGAGTACTGGTTTGTGCTGACTGCTGAGACTCTGTCCTGGTACAAAGATGATGAG gagaaagagaagaagtaCATGCTGCCTGTGGATAACCTGAAGCTCCGAGACATTGAGAAAAGCTTCATGTCTAGCAAACACATCTTTGCCCTCTTCAACACTGAACAAAG GAACGTGTATAAGGATTACAGGCAGCTAGAATTGGCGTGTGAGACACAAGAAGAGGTGGACAGCTGGAAAGCCTCCTTTTTGCGTGCTGGTGTTTACCCAGAACGCATTGTG GACAAAGAGAAG CAGAGTGAAAGCAGTGAGGAGAGCAGCTCGGACAGCTTCATGCACTCCATGGACCCTCAGCTGGAGAGACAGGTGGAGACCATCCGCAACCTGGTGGACTCCTATATGGCTATCGTCAACAAGACTGTGCGCGATTTGATGCCCAAGACCATCATGCATCTTATGATTATCaat ACTAAAGAGTTCATCCACGCTGAGTTGCTGGCCCAGCTCTACTCTTGCGGAGACCAGAACACTCTGATGGAGGAATCAGCTGAACAGGCGCAGCACAGGGATGAGATGCTGCGCATGTACCATGCACTCAAGGAAGCACTGAGCATTATTGGAGACATCAGTACTACCACTGTGTCCACTGCCATGCCTCCTCCAGTGGATGATTCCTGGCTTCAGGTGCAGGGAGGACCCTCAGGACGAAG ATCCCCCATGTCCAGCCCCACGCCTCAGCGCCGAGCTCCTCCTGGACCTCCTCGCCCTGGAGCCCGTGCTGCTCCTGGGCCTCCTGCTGCTGGAGCTCCACCAGTCCCCTCCAGACCTGGAGCCTCCCCAGACCCCCACAGTGGCCCACCACCCCAGGTGCCCTCACGTCCCAACCGTGCTCCTCCAGGTGTTCCTAG AATTTCTATCAGTGACCAATGA